A single Actinomadura algeriensis DNA region contains:
- a CDS encoding HAD family hydrolase, whose translation MPVRALIIDYKGLEQGDATANRALLDWITEQGLDWCLFTTDPVDAAAWCAARGYPAPAAYVHRGIVPNNPNRGSAAWVDEATRQLGVQRHELLYVGSTHLDWRTAGNAGVLYVHARWTGQLPAGHNALNFSGPGEIPAFAEAFLLDEPRWAFQGGGGGWKLRCLLPASVTLPRTASGQTFRLQDVFTYEQPVKIGEEDARSVLMLSALVNVYLEGLMTGGAWICVYPSSRPGRVSEQLQAFLRPASHLFHNFYREDLLVRAVQAPDTSRERAAARKEGRPAQVSIATQATTVHVGSDYRRRRLKGKTVIVADDFTTHGMSLSWARALLGMAGVEQVIMLAVGKYGPASHTVYAPLGAVKPFQLNAELTERDFKTVDMPLRRDNRAEQQMRDRIAMFFHDAAGA comes from the coding sequence ATGCCTGTTCGTGCTCTCATCATCGACTACAAGGGCCTTGAGCAGGGTGATGCTACGGCGAACCGCGCGTTGCTCGACTGGATCACCGAGCAAGGCCTGGACTGGTGCCTGTTCACCACCGATCCCGTGGACGCTGCCGCTTGGTGTGCTGCTCGTGGGTATCCGGCGCCGGCGGCGTACGTGCACCGAGGAATCGTCCCAAACAATCCAAACCGGGGCTCGGCAGCCTGGGTGGATGAGGCCACCAGGCAGCTGGGAGTGCAGCGGCACGAGCTGTTGTACGTTGGCAGCACCCACCTGGACTGGCGCACCGCAGGCAACGCCGGGGTGCTGTACGTCCACGCGCGCTGGACCGGGCAGCTGCCCGCCGGGCACAACGCGCTCAATTTTTCGGGCCCCGGCGAGATACCCGCGTTTGCGGAGGCGTTTCTGCTGGACGAGCCCCGATGGGCGTTTCAGGGCGGCGGCGGCGGGTGGAAACTCCGCTGCCTGCTACCTGCGTCTGTCACGCTGCCCCGCACCGCGTCTGGCCAGACGTTCAGGCTGCAGGACGTCTTCACTTACGAGCAGCCGGTGAAGATCGGGGAGGAGGACGCCCGCAGCGTGCTCATGCTGTCGGCCCTCGTCAACGTCTACCTTGAGGGGCTGATGACCGGCGGGGCGTGGATCTGCGTCTATCCCAGTAGCAGACCCGGCAGGGTCAGCGAGCAGTTGCAGGCATTTTTGCGGCCCGCGTCGCATCTGTTCCACAACTTCTACCGTGAGGATCTTCTCGTCCGCGCGGTTCAGGCCCCCGATACGAGTCGCGAACGTGCTGCGGCGCGGAAAGAAGGGCGTCCTGCTCAGGTGTCGATCGCGACGCAGGCGACCACGGTGCACGTTGGATCCGACTACAGACGCAGGCGACTGAAAGGCAAGACAGTTATCGTCGCCGACGACTTCACCACGCATGGCATGTCGCTGAGCTGGGCGCGGGCCCTGCTGGGCATGGCCGGGGTCGAACAGGTGATTATGTTGGCGGTCGGGAAGTACGGGCCCGCGTCCCACACGGTGTATGCGCCTCTCGGCGCGGTGAAGCCGTTTCAGCTCAACGCAGAGTTGACCGAGCGCGACTTCAAGACTGTCGACATGCCCTTGAGGCGCGATAACCGCGCTGAGCAGCAGATGCGGGACCGGATCGCCATGTTTTTCCACGATGCGGCTGGCGCGTGA
- a CDS encoding DNA-processing protein DprA: MAEHDASRGGENGPVQGALPLTGVRTSELDGGHVVPFPVALLAFSSVSGVGYRALYSLVAAYGDDLGRLLGVAPETAVAHLRARKAPKALVEAVGNLPSGLVEHAHEHLDQLARKNVHVLGPGELPSRLLRLPGGPRWLFVQGAPATLVRGPHVAVVGTRKASPAGIDATSAVVRTMAAYPVTVVSGLANGIDAAAHARALEFGLRNIAFLGHGINIVFPAETARLRERILEHGGAVATEYLPDERYRRQQFVQRNRLQAGLGELVVAVEGQASSGTAHTVRFAAQYGTPVVGLSWPGAGDLTQLVADTSGGQVLEIFTSAARRELDTMVRSLAERHGHATDALTLVQRQLAHEAACRDLHRDDLLQLQKKIQQLLNERR; the protein is encoded by the coding sequence ATGGCGGAGCACGACGCCTCACGCGGTGGCGAGAACGGCCCTGTTCAGGGCGCGCTGCCACTCACGGGGGTGAGGACGTCCGAGCTGGATGGCGGCCATGTTGTCCCGTTCCCCGTCGCGTTGCTAGCCTTCTCCTCTGTTTCCGGAGTGGGATATCGCGCGCTGTACTCGCTCGTCGCGGCCTACGGCGACGATTTGGGGCGGCTGCTCGGCGTTGCGCCCGAGACGGCGGTCGCGCATCTGCGGGCTCGCAAGGCTCCTAAGGCGCTCGTGGAGGCAGTCGGTAATCTTCCGTCGGGTCTGGTCGAGCATGCCCACGAGCATCTCGATCAGCTTGCCCGTAAGAACGTGCACGTGCTGGGCCCCGGCGAGTTGCCTTCCCGGCTGCTGCGGCTGCCCGGCGGACCGCGCTGGCTGTTCGTCCAGGGCGCCCCGGCCACGTTGGTACGGGGGCCGCATGTCGCGGTGGTGGGGACGCGAAAGGCGTCTCCGGCTGGGATCGATGCGACGAGCGCAGTGGTACGGACGATGGCGGCCTACCCAGTCACGGTTGTATCCGGGTTGGCGAACGGGATCGATGCGGCTGCGCACGCCCGTGCTTTGGAGTTCGGGCTGCGCAACATCGCGTTCCTCGGGCACGGCATCAACATCGTGTTCCCTGCGGAGACGGCGCGGCTGCGGGAACGCATCCTCGAACACGGAGGTGCGGTCGCGACCGAGTATCTGCCGGACGAGCGGTACCGCCGGCAGCAGTTCGTTCAGCGCAACCGGCTGCAGGCCGGGCTGGGCGAGTTGGTCGTCGCCGTCGAGGGGCAGGCGTCGTCCGGGACTGCGCACACGGTCCGGTTCGCTGCCCAGTACGGCACTCCGGTGGTCGGTCTGTCCTGGCCGGGCGCTGGTGACCTGACCCAGCTGGTCGCAGACACCTCAGGTGGGCAGGTCCTGGAGATCTTCACCTCGGCCGCACGCCGCGAGCTGGACACCATGGTCCGGTCGCTCGCCGAACGGCACGGGCACGCCACCGATGCGTTGACGCTGGTGCAGCGGCAGCTCGCCCACGAGGCAGCCTGTCGCGATCTCCACCGAGACGACCTGCTGCAACTCCAGAAGAAGATCCAACAGCTGTTGAACGAAAGGCGCTGA